The Pseudanabaena sp. PCC 6802 genomic interval CTGCTGTGTGCGTTCGTATTGCTGTATCAATTAATTCGCAAACTGAGCCGCGATCGTTGGACTAAAAATAATTTCATACTTAATGACTTCCCGACTTTAATTCCCGTCTACCTAATCGCTAGTTTTGCGGGGCACTATTTACCCTGGAGTCTCAGTCGTCGCTGCATATTTTTGTACCACTACATGCCCGCTTCTGTATTCGCATTTATGGCGATCGCCTACGTGACGGCCTGGTGCAGTGCCCAGGATATCCCCATTCTGCAACAGAGCGGCAAATTTATTGTGGCCGCGATCGCGCTGGCGTTTCTGTTCTGGTCGCCAATATATCTAGGTCTGACCATTCCAATCTGGTATCAAAGTCTCTTGCTTTGGTTCCCAAGTTGGGCTTAGACAGGGCTAAAAATCAAAATAAATGAATGGCAAGGTTTTTTGTGGGCTAAACATGGCAGCCAAATAAAGGCTTAAAGGTACTAAAAATAACTTGACCTGCCAGTGGAGATGCCAGCGAACGCGATCGCAACGGTAAGCTACCAACATGGCAATTACAATACCGACAAGTAGGAGTGCGATCTGGCTAGCGCTAACGCCCAAAGATTCCAGATAGATCTTTTGGGCAAATTGCGGATCTGCCACCTTGCCCCACAAGCGGAGAAATGCCGTTTGAGCATCCAGAAAGTTGGGTAAGCGAAATGGCAGCCAGCTAACTATGACAAAAAACTGAGTAATCGCGATCGCCACAATTTGCCCTGCCCAGGAATGCCATAAAGCTGCTAAGCGTCTGAAACGGGCACAGGCGATCGTGGTGATGCGGTGCCCCACCAGCAGCAGGCCGTGCAAAGCACCCCAGATTATAAACCCCCAGTTCGCACCGTGCCAGATGCCTGCTAAGAACATCACAATTAATAAGTTAATACAGGTTCTGACATTCCCTTGCCTGGAACCACCCAAGGGAATGTACAGATAATCTCGCAGCCAGTCCCCCAACGTGATGTGCCAACGTCGCCAAAAAGTACTGATGCTGTTAGTAAAGTAAGGAAAGTCAAAATTGCGCGGTAGGTTAAACCCCAACAACAAAGCACTGCCCCGCCCCATATCCACATAGCCGCTAAAGTCAAAGTAAATTTGTAAGGCAAAAGCACACAGAGCGAGCCATAGATCGGCGCTACCAGCGCGATCGATATTACTGAAGTTAAGATCGACCAACGTGCCCAAATTGTCTGCCAGCACGGCTTTCTTAAAAGCACCACAGCCAATCAGCCATAACCCTTCAGCAATATGCTCCGGCAAAGGGCGAGGCCGAAAAGCTAACTGCGGTGCAAACTCCTGGTATCGTACGATTGGCCCCGCTAAAAGTTTGGCAAACAGAGTTTTATATACAGCAAAGTCAAGAAAACTTTGCGATCGCGCCTCGCCTTTGTAAACGTCAACCAGGTAGGCGATCGTTTCAAATGTAAAAAAACTAATGAAGATAGGAGCCACGAAGTTACTACTTGCCCAGCTAGTCAACTCTTGGGCAGGTTGCCAGCCAGTCGTACTGCCCAAAATACTGGCGAAAAATGGTACGTACTTAAAACCAATTAAGATTGCCAGGTTAAGGCAAATACCAAATCCTAATAGCAAAGCTTTGAAGCGCTGCCTGCTGTTTTTAATCGCTAATCCCAAGCCAAAGTTAACAGCGGTACTGCCAAGCATTAGCCATACAAACTGCATCTGGATTTGCGCATAAAAACCTAAACTCGCCGTTAGTAAAACTAACAAGCGAGTTTGGAGATGGGGAATTAACCAATAGAGACAGGTGAGACCGAGTAGAAAAAAGCCGTATTCAGGTGACAAAAATCCCATGCCTAGCCTATAAGTTCTGGTTTAGTTTTTTGTTTGGCCGCAAGGTGCATGGGCACCCAACTAGGTAAAGTGGGGCTTGAGTCCTGCACCTGCAACTGCACGCAAGGAATCATATCTGAAAGTATAGAGCTTGCCATCATCCCCGTATGAATTTCTAGCTGAGCGGTTGGTACCGCCTCAAAAATCAGATGTTGGCCGGGAAACACTACTCGCTCAAAATACCAATTTGATATGTTGGTAATGCGAGCAATCTGTATTTTGCTGGTGGCATTGACATAGCAGCAAACTATTTTACTGTTATGTCCGGGTACTGGATCTAAAATTTGAGGCATAGTTTTATTCATTTATTAAATAAGGAGCAGTTTAAAAAAATTTAATTTTGACATTCCCAGTATTTTAACCAGAATGCTTGGGATCCTAGACTAGAGAAATGCTTTAACCATAAGATTTAGCCCCACACCCATTCATGACTTTACGATCTGAATTTGACTCACTATTTCTGTAAATCCAAAGCTGGTATAGCAGTTTGCGAGTGAGTACGTACATGCACGTGTACTAAGGTAACTGAAGAAGAAGCCCGTAAAAAGCTGACTGCTGTCTCGCACTAAAAGTTTTAGAAATGGGCTTTTCACTCGATTTCGTCCAGGACTTCTATGCTTAAATAAAGCTACCACCCCTGTTTGAGCTTGATTGTAAAAGCTACTACCAATGGCAATAACTAGTTAAACCTCTGCGCGCTCAGCTAAGATACCTCAGATATAATAAAGATATATAAAGATTTGTTACTGCCTTTATAAATACCAAAACCTATGGCTACCTCAGACAAAATCCTGTACGTGCGCTTGCCGTGCAATCCGATTTTCCCAATTGGAGCAGTATATCTAGCAGATTTTGTTCGCAAAGTAGCCCCACAGACCGAACAGCGGATTTTCGATTTGGGTACGGTTCCGCCTTTGGATTTCTATAAGGCTTTAGATCGCAGCATCGATGAGTTCCAGCCAAATCTCCTGGTGTTTTCCTGGCGCGATATTCAAATTTATGCCCCGGTTGGAGGGCGTGGGGGTAATCCGCTCCAAAATGCCTTTGAGTTTTATTACGCCGCCAATCCCTTCATTAAGCTGCGCGGCGCACTTAATGGTCTCCGTCTGTTTGCGTCATACTATACGGAACTGTGGCGAAATTCCCGTTTGATTCGACGGGGTCTAGCCCGGACGCGTCGTTACCAGCCCCAGGCAAGGGCTGTAGTTGGTGGTGGGGCAGTTAGCGTATTTTACGAGCAATTGGCAAGCTATTTACCCAAGGGCACTATCGTATCTGTGGGCGAGGGGGAATCGCTTCTGGAAAGATTAGTGCAAGGCAGGGAGATAGGGAGCGATCGCTGTTATGTGGTTGGCGAAACTCAGCCGCGCGATCGCCTGATTTACGAGCAGCCCGCCCCCATCGAAAAAAGCGCCTGCGACTACGACTACATTGAGTCGATCTGGCCGGAATTTAACTATTACTTCCGCGATCGCGACTTTTATATTGGCGTGCAGACCAAGCGGGGCTGTCCCCACAACTGTTGTTACTGCGTTTATACGACGATCGAGGGCAAGCAAGTACGCATTAATCCCGCCGATGAGGTGGTGCGAGAAATGCAACAGCTTTACGATCGGGGCATTCGTAACTTCTGGTTTACCGACGCGCAGTTTATCCCTGCCAAGCGATATATAGATGATGTCATAGAGCTATTACGCAAGATCGTCGCATCGGGGATGACCGATATCCACTGGGCGGCCTATATCCGTGCCGATAACCTCACGCCAGAGTTGTGCGAGCTCATGGTTGCGACTGGCATGAATTACTTTGAAATTGGCATTACCAGCGGCTCGCAGGAACTGGTGCGTAAAATGCGGATGGGGTATAACCTGCGGCACGTCCTGCAAAACTGTCGCGATTTAAAAGCAGCGGGATTTAACGACCTGGTCTCGGTGAACTACTCGTTTAACGTGATCGACGAAACCTGCGATACGATTCGTCAGACGATCGCTTACCACCGCGAGCTAGAGAACATCTTTGGCGCGGATAAAGTAGAGCCTGCCATCTTCTTTATTGGCTTGCAGCCGCACACGCATCTAGAAGAGTACGCCTTTAAAAACGAAATTCTCAAACCAGACTACAATCCCATGAGCATGATGCCGTGGAATGCCAAGAAGCTGCTGTGGAATCCCGAACCGCTCGGCTCTTTCTTTGGTGAAGTGTGTTTAGAGGCATGGCGGCGTAATGGCGACGATTTTGGTCGTACTGTGATGGATATTCTAGAAGAACGCCTTGGCCGTGCCGAACTTGAGGAAGCCTTGACCGCTCCCATTGTTGGTGCGTCTGCGCTTAAACCTGTTGCTGTTTAGTTAAAGGTGATATCCGTCACAGCGATCTGCGTCAAACCCGTGAATCGGATGCGATCGCCACCAAAATTAGTGAGATTAATTTGGAGATTGCCTCCTACCAGGCTGCCAACTCCACTGTCACTGCTGTTGATGATATTGTCGCTGTTGGTGTCCAGGTTAGTGCTGCTCAGGGCGAAGGCAGAGAGAGCGATGCGATCGCTACCACTTTGGAAGTCCTGAATGATATCGACTCCAAAAGTGCTGCTAAAGATGAATGTATCCGCATCAGCGCCTCCGGCCAGGGTATCGTTCCCCGCTCCCCCATTGAGGCTGTCGCTACCATTACCACCCTGGATGTTGTCTGCGCCACCAGAACCAATGATGCTGTCATTTCCGCCGCGACCTTGAATCGTAGCGCTGACCAGGGTGATGCCCGTGAAGTCCCAGGTGTCGCCAGCGGTATCGTCGCCGCGAATGTTGAAGGCTCCCAGATCGCTTTCGATGCGATCGATCCCCGATGTGGCTTTATCGAACTGTGACTGTAGACCATCGAAGTTGGTAGTGCCGCTAACTAGAATTCTGTCGGTACCGCTAATGCCGTTGTCCTGATAGCGATCGCGGCCATCACCTATAGACCACAGGTAGGTATCGCCACTGTTACCGCCGTTGAGCGTATCGATACCCGCTCCACCGTCGAGCGTGTCGCTGCCGTCACCGCCATTAAGAGAATCGTTGCCGTTACCACCGTCTACTAGATCGCTACCAGCATTGCCGCCTAGAGAATCGTTACCTTCGCCGCCCTGGATGGTTTCGGCACCATTGGAACCGATAATGTTGTCATCGCCGCCGCGTCCTTGAATCGTGGCGCTGACCAGGGTAATACCAGTGAAGTCCCAGGTATCCGCTGCGGTATTGTCACCTCGGATGTTGAAGGTTCCCAGGTCGCTTTCGATGCGATCGATACCTGATGCAGTGCGATTGAAGGGTGACTGTAGACCGTCGAAGTTGGTCGTATCGCTGACAATAATTCTATCCGTGCCACTGGTGCCGCTATCTTGATAGCGATCGCGATCGTCGCCTGCGAACCAGAGATAGGTATCGCCACCATTACCACCGTCGAGCGTATCGATGCCGGGGCCACCATCGAGCGTATCGCTACCATTGCCGCCATTGAGGGAGTCGTTGCCACCACGTCCGTCCAGGAAGTCGTTGCCAGCTAGAGCGTTAATAGCATTTGCGGAGCTATTGCCAGTTAAGGTTTCGCTGGCATCGGTACCGTTAATTATTTGGATTCCAGGATTAACTACGCCTGTAATTGCGAAGTTATAGGGATTCTCATTGCTATCGTTAGTGGGAATGACAATCTCGCCAGTGTAGGTTCCGGCTGTTGCGGCATCCAATTGTACGGTGATGGTCTGACTGGTGCCTGCGGCGACGCTGGGTGGGAAGGTACCGACGACGCTGAAGCCAGTTGGTAGGGTTGGAGTGCCCAAGGTCAGAGCAGCGGTGCCTGTATTCTCAATCGTGAAGGTGCGTGTAAGTGCTGTACCGACTGTGGTGCTGCCGTAGTCGGTGTTGTCTGTGGTGCTGGGAGTCGTATCGCCATCAACGATGTTGTTGCCGTTACCTGTGACGTTGACTTCTGGTATGGGTGCGGCATTGACCGTCCCTTGAATGGCGAAGTTATAGGGATTCTCATCGCTGTCGTTATTGGGAATGACGATCTCGCCAGTGTAGGTTCCAGTTGCCGTTGCATCTAGTCGCACAGCGATCGTGGCACTACCGCCTGCGGCGATGCTGGTGGGGGCTGCGCCGACGAGGCTGAAGCCGTTGGGTAGGGTTGGCGCGTTCAGGGTTAGTTCGGCGGTGCCGGTGTTCTCAATCGTAAACGTGCGCGTCAGTGCGGTGCCGACTGTGGTGTTGCCGTAGTCAGTGTTGTCTGTTGCGTCTGGTGCGATATCGCCATCGATAATGTTATTACCGTTCCCTGTGACGTTTATCTCTGGAGTGGGTGCAACATCATTATCGGTAATCTCGACTGAACCAGATGTTGTGCTGCCAAGGGTAATTCCAGTAGAAAGGTTGCTAATGGCGAAAGTAGCAGTTTCTAAACCTTCCACCAGGATATCGTCGTTGATAGCGATCGTGAAGGAACCCGTGCTTTGACCGCCTGGGATTGTGATTTGAGTGGGAATCGTGCCCGTGAAGTCATCGGTAGTGATGCTTGTGCCGCTAAGGTTGACATTCACTGTCTGATCGCCAACGACGTTGCTGGAGGCAGTAGCCGTTACTGTTATCGCTGTTTTGCCTGCTTCGCTAGCCGTGCTTGGAGAAACCGCTATATTTACTTGTGGTGCTACAACATCGTCGTTCGCAATGGTGTAGGTGGCTGTGGTCTGACTCCCTAAGGTTGCTCCACCTGTGGGCGTTCCAAGTTGGAGGTTGATGGTTTCATCGGGTTCTATGGTGGTATCGCCTGCGATGGGAATGGATACGGTTTTGCTGGTTGTGTCTCCATCGGCAAAGTTGACGGTAATGGGAAAAATATTTGTGTAGTCGCTACCCCCAATAGCTGTACCTGAGGAGCTAGTCAACTGTACGGGAACGCTTACGGCACCGACATCGCCGCCCGTACGCTCTACAATAGCAATTACCTGATTGACAGCACTGCCACTGCTCCCTTCATCGCCGCTCAGCGTTGCTGTGAGGAATGAGAGTTTGCCAGGAGATAGGGATAGCGTATTGAAAACTGGTGCGGTTTGAATGGGCGTTTGGTTGTCAAAGGTAATGGTGGCTTGGGCATCGATGCGAGTGCCGTCAACTGCATTGGCCTTGGGTTGGATGCTGTAACTAACAAAGCCTTGTCCTGAACCATTCTGAACGTTGGGTGGTAGGAAACCTCTAGATGGATCGGCGATCGGGTTACCAGTGACAGGATCGATAGTGGTGAATTGCCAGGTAATAATCCCCGTGGTTTTGTCTAGTGCGGCAACAACATCAACTAAGATGCCCGATGGACTGGTCAAGTCGAAGCGCTGACTGTAATTTGTTTCACCCAATGGGATATCGCTAGTGGTACTACCAAAGCCAAAGTTATTGAATGTGAAGGTACTGAGATCGAGGTCTGGATCGAGTTGTTGGGAAATCTTAACCTGGGCGACGGGGGATGTGCCTTGAGCGGTATTGTTGCTAAAGCGAATGGTGTAGGGAATCACTGCACCTGGCTTTAATAAATGCTCGGTGCCCGAGCCTTCGGGGTTGATCAGGGTGTTGGGAGCGCTGAGGGTGATATCTCGCTGGAGAGTGACGTATCCATCTAAAAATTCAGGAGCGTTGTTGGTGAGGGCAAGATCGAGGGTGGCGGCATCTAACAAGGCAGGATCGGTGATGCCAGCATTTTGGGCAATTTGCAGTGCTGCTGCCTTTACGTCTGGAGCCAGGGTATTAATGGTAGTAATAGTGTTAGGGAAATTTAGGTCGGTAAAGGTGCTGGTATTTTGCCCTGCATCGTAGTCAAACAGGGAATTGGCTTGATTAATGCGCCAACTGTTGGCATAGTCGCCATAGAGTTGGGTATTGGAAATGGAACCACCGATAACCGTGCCATCGCGGAGGGCAAAGTCATCGTTTATATTATCGTTACTATTGCCTAAGAGTCCGACTACTTTCCCCTTGCGGTTATCGGCAAGTCCGAGACTGAGATCCATGTAACTGGCATTGAAAGTGACCTGAATTTGGTCGCCGTTGGCAGTGAAAACATTATATTGATTGCCATCTCGACTAATCAAGTTTTGCCCAATTGCGTAGAGCGAGCCATCGGGGATAGCTATGGAAACTCCGTTGACTTGTATGGGATTCGCGTCGTTCAAGTCGAAGCCAATGCGCTGTCCACCAATTTTGAGGGCAATGGCAGTATTGACCGAGACATCAGTTCTGCTACCCCAGGGTTGTTGTCGGGTTTGAATTTCAAAGTCATCGGTGGTGGATTTGAAAAGGGTGAATTCACCGACGGACTGGAAGTCGTAATTAATTCCATCAAAGGTTGTCAGGTGGGGGTCACCTTGACTGGTTGGTTGAGGGACTGGGGGTGGGTTGAAGTCAAAGTCTAAAGCTTCTGGTGGAATTGGTGGCCTGTAGTCATTGGGTGGGATATTATATTCGGGTTCAGGAGGACAAATA includes:
- a CDS encoding MBOAT family O-acyltransferase, with the translated sequence MGFLSPEYGFFLLGLTCLYWLIPHLQTRLLVLLTASLGFYAQIQMQFVWLMLGSTAVNFGLGLAIKNSRQRFKALLLGFGICLNLAILIGFKYVPFFASILGSTTGWQPAQELTSWASSNFVAPIFISFFTFETIAYLVDVYKGEARSQSFLDFAVYKTLFAKLLAGPIVRYQEFAPQLAFRPRPLPEHIAEGLWLIGCGAFKKAVLADNLGTLVDLNFSNIDRAGSADLWLALCAFALQIYFDFSGYVDMGRGSALLLGFNLPRNFDFPYFTNSISTFWRRWHITLGDWLRDYLYIPLGGSRQGNVRTCINLLIVMFLAGIWHGANWGFIIWGALHGLLLVGHRITTIACARFRRLAALWHSWAGQIVAIAITQFFVIVSWLPFRLPNFLDAQTAFLRLWGKVADPQFAQKIYLESLGVSASQIALLLVGIVIAMLVAYRCDRVRWHLHWQVKLFLVPLSLYLAAMFSPQKTLPFIYFDF
- a CDS encoding DUF1830 domain-containing protein, whose protein sequence is MPQILDPVPGHNSKIVCCYVNATSKIQIARITNISNWYFERVVFPGQHLIFEAVPTAQLEIHTGMMASSILSDMIPCVQLQVQDSSPTLPSWVPMHLAAKQKTKPELIG
- a CDS encoding photosystem II high light acclimation radical SAM protein gives rise to the protein MATSDKILYVRLPCNPIFPIGAVYLADFVRKVAPQTEQRIFDLGTVPPLDFYKALDRSIDEFQPNLLVFSWRDIQIYAPVGGRGGNPLQNAFEFYYAANPFIKLRGALNGLRLFASYYTELWRNSRLIRRGLARTRRYQPQARAVVGGGAVSVFYEQLASYLPKGTIVSVGEGESLLERLVQGREIGSDRCYVVGETQPRDRLIYEQPAPIEKSACDYDYIESIWPEFNYYFRDRDFYIGVQTKRGCPHNCCYCVYTTIEGKQVRINPADEVVREMQQLYDRGIRNFWFTDAQFIPAKRYIDDVIELLRKIVASGMTDIHWAAYIRADNLTPELCELMVATGMNYFEIGITSGSQELVRKMRMGYNLRHVLQNCRDLKAAGFNDLVSVNYSFNVIDETCDTIRQTIAYHRELENIFGADKVEPAIFFIGLQPHTHLEEYAFKNEILKPDYNPMSMMPWNAKKLLWNPEPLGSFFGEVCLEAWRRNGDDFGRTVMDILEERLGRAELEEALTAPIVGASALKPVAV